The genomic DNA CCTGGGCGAGCGCCCCCTGCAGAGCCGAGTGCTGTACCGCCAGTTGGCCGGCAAACCGCGGCGCGCCGCTCCCGGCCCGACCACCGATCACTGAACCAGGAGGACGCCTGTGCCCGAACATGACCCCATGGACCGTACCCTGCTGCTGGGGGTCAACATCGACCACGTGGCCACACTGCGCCAGGCGCGCGGGACAGCCTATCCGGACCCGGTGCAGGCGGCGTTTGTGGCGGAGCAGGCGGGTGCCGACCTGATCACCGTGCACCTGCGCGAGGACCGCCGCCACATCCAGGACCGGGACGTGGAACTGCTGTCACAGACCATCCAGACGCGGATGAACCTGGAGATGGCGGTCACCGAGGAGATGCTGGGGATTGCCACCCGGCTGAGGCCTTCGGACTGTTGCCTGGTGCCTGAGCGTCGCGAGGAACTCACTACCGAGGGTGGGCTCGATGTGCTGGCCCAGCCGGAACGCATTGCCGAGGCCTGTGCCCGACTTGGCGAGGCGGGCACCCGGGTCTCGCTGTTCATTGACCCGGAGCCGGCCCAGGTGGAGGCCGCCGCGCGGGTCGGCGCGCCGGTGGTGGAGCTGCATACCGGTGCCTGGGCCGAGGCCGCTAACCCGCGCGATGCGCAGCTGGAGTTGGAGCGGTTGCGGTCTGCGGTGGCGCATGGCCTGCAATGCGGCCTTCAGGTCAACGGCGGGCACGGACTTCACTTTCACAACGTCCAGCCGGTGGCCGCCATCACCGGCATCAAGGAACTGAATATCGGGCACGCCATTATCGCCCGCGCGGTCTTCTCCGGGCTGGGCGGTGCGGTGGCCGAGATGAAACGGCTGATGCAGGAGGCGCGGCAGACATGATCATTGGGGTGGGCACGGACCTGGTGGAGATCGGACGCATGGAGCGCATGCTGGCTCGTCACGGTGAGCGCGCCCTGGATCGACTGTTGCACCCCTCCGAGCGGCAGGAGTGCCCCCAGGCACCGGACCGGGCGGCGCGCTTTCTGGCGCGGCGTTTCGCGGCCAAGGAGGCCGCTGCCAAGGCGCTGGGCACGGGCATTGCCGGCGGAATCCGTTTCACCGACCTGCAAGTTGACCACGACGACAAGGGCCGGCCCCTGTTGCAGTTGCATGGCGAGGCTCGTAACCGCGCCCGGCAACTGGGCGTCTCCGCGTACCATCTCAGTATCAGTGATGAGCAAACCCATGCCCTGGCTTTCGTGGTGCTGACCGCCAGCGACCCGGACAGCCACTGAACCGGGGCCCTCACTATGGATGCCTGCATGCAATACCCCACCGTAGAGGCCTTTGTCGGGAACACCCCGCTGGTTCGGCTGCAACGCATGGTGCCGCCGGAACGCAATAATATCGTGCTGGGCAAACTGGAAGGGAATAACCCCGCCGGCTCCGTGAAGGACCGGCCTGCCGTGAACATGATCCGGCGGGCCGAGGAGCGGGGCCAGATCAAGCCCGGCGATACCCTGATCGAGCCCACCAGTGGCAATACCGGGATCGCCCTGGCCATGGCGGCGGCCATCAAGGGCTACCGCATGGTGCTGATCATGCCGGAGAACATGAGCACTGAACGGCGCGCTTCCATGGCGGCCTATGGCGCAGAGCTGGTCCTGGTGAGCCAGGACGAAGGCATGGAGGGGGCCCGCGACCTGGCCTCGAGGATGGCTGCCGAGGGCAAGGGGACGGTGCTCGATCAGTTTGCCAACCCGGATAACTGGGCGGCCCACTACGAGGGCACCGGCCCGGAGATCTGGCGGGATACCCGGGGCCAGATCACGCACTTTGTCAGCTCCATGGGTACCACCGGGACCATCATGGGGTGCTCCCGCTTTTTCAAGGAGCAGTCGGAGGCGGTGCAGATCGTCGGTGTGCAGCCGGAGGACGGCTCCAGCATTCCCGGTATCCGGCGCTGGCCGGAGGCGTACTTGCCGAAGATCTACGAACCGCCCCGGGTGGACCGCATCATCGATGTGAGCAGCGACGATGCCATCGCCACCACGAGACGGCTGGCCGAGGAGGAGGGAATCATGGCTGGCATGTCTGCCGGAGGGGCCCTGCACGCGGCATTGCGTCTGGAGCAGGAGGTGGAGAATGCCACCATCGTGGTCATCATCTGCGACCGCGGCGACCGCTACCTGTCCACCGGCCTCTTTCAGGGCTGATCATGAACGTACTGGTATTCGATATCGAGACGGTGCCGGACGTGACCGCCGGCCGGCGCCTGCTGGGCCTGGATGCGGACCTGCCTGACCACGAGGTGGCCGAGGCCATGTTCGCGTTGCGCCGGCAGAGCGCGGGCACCGACT from Alkalispirillum mobile includes the following:
- the pdxJ gene encoding pyridoxine 5'-phosphate synthase, encoding MDRTLLLGVNIDHVATLRQARGTAYPDPVQAAFVAEQAGADLITVHLREDRRHIQDRDVELLSQTIQTRMNLEMAVTEEMLGIATRLRPSDCCLVPERREELTTEGGLDVLAQPERIAEACARLGEAGTRVSLFIDPEPAQVEAAARVGAPVVELHTGAWAEAANPRDAQLELERLRSAVAHGLQCGLQVNGGHGLHFHNVQPVAAITGIKELNIGHAIIARAVFSGLGGAVAEMKRLMQEARQT
- the acpS gene encoding holo-ACP synthase gives rise to the protein MIIGVGTDLVEIGRMERMLARHGERALDRLLHPSERQECPQAPDRAARFLARRFAAKEAAAKALGTGIAGGIRFTDLQVDHDDKGRPLLQLHGEARNRARQLGVSAYHLSISDEQTHALAFVVLTASDPDSH
- the cysM gene encoding cysteine synthase CysM; translated protein: MQYPTVEAFVGNTPLVRLQRMVPPERNNIVLGKLEGNNPAGSVKDRPAVNMIRRAEERGQIKPGDTLIEPTSGNTGIALAMAAAIKGYRMVLIMPENMSTERRASMAAYGAELVLVSQDEGMEGARDLASRMAAEGKGTVLDQFANPDNWAAHYEGTGPEIWRDTRGQITHFVSSMGTTGTIMGCSRFFKEQSEAVQIVGVQPEDGSSIPGIRRWPEAYLPKIYEPPRVDRIIDVSSDDAIATTRRLAEEEGIMAGMSAGGALHAALRLEQEVENATIVVIICDRGDRYLSTGLFQG